From a single Paraburkholderia sp. D15 genomic region:
- a CDS encoding efflux RND transporter permease subunit: MNLSRPFISRPVATTLLAIGIALAGVFAFTRLPVAPLPQVDFPTISVQASLPGASPDTVATSVASPLERHLGSIADVTEMTSMSSVGSTRITLQFGLNRDIDGAARDVQAAINAARADLPASLRSNPTYHKVNPADAPILILALTSKTLTAGQLYDSAATVLQQSLSQVDGVGEVDVSGSANPAVRVELEPNMLSHYGIGLEDVRAALAAANANSPKGSIEFGANRVQIYTNDQASKASQYKDLIIAYRNGSAVKLSDVAEVVDSVEDLRNLGLFNGKRSVLVILYRQPGANIIDTIDRVMAMLPQLHASLPADVDIAPAGDRSTTIRASLKDTEHTLLIAVALVTMVVFLFLRNWRATLIPSIAVPISIIGTFGAMYLLGFSIDNLSLMALTIATGFVVDDAIVVLENISRHIENGVPRMKAAFLGAREVGFTVLSISISLVAVFLPILLMGGIVGRLFREFALTLSLAIGVSLIVSLTLTPMMCSRLLREAHEKKEEGRVGRWLERNFARMQHGYERTLGWALLHPRLIVTILLLTIGLNVWLYIIVPKGFFPQQDTGRMIGGIQADQSTSFQAMKGKFAQMMEIVGKNPAVDSVAGFTGGRQTNSGFMFVTLKPKSERKLSADQVIQQLRAPLGDVAGARTFLQAVQDIRVGGRQSNAQYQFTLLADSTPDLYKWGPLLTEALQARPELADVNSDQQQGGLEAMVTIDRATASRLGIKPAQIDNTLYDAFGQRQVSTIYNPLNQYHVVMEVAPKYWQSPDMLKQIYVSTSGGSASGAQTTNAPAGTVTAAAAVSSTTSTSAATGGAGGTTASSVASIAADSARNQAINSIAASGKSSASSGAAVSTSKETMVPLSAIASFGPGNTPLSVNHQSQFVASTISFNLPPGVSLSTATQAIYDTMAQIGMPGTIHGSFQGTAQAFQQSMSDQPILILAALAAVYIVLGMLYESYIHPLTILSTLPSAGVGALLALLLFKTEFSIIALIGVILLIGIVKKNAIMMVDFAIEASRQGLSSRDAIYQACLLRFRPIMMTTFAALLGALPLAFGNGEGAELRAPLGIAIVGGLIVSQMLTLYTTPVVYLYMDRIRVRWEDRKARRAGTAAV, translated from the coding sequence ATGAATCTATCGCGTCCGTTTATCTCCCGCCCGGTCGCCACCACGCTGCTGGCGATCGGCATTGCGCTGGCCGGCGTGTTCGCGTTCACCAGGCTGCCGGTCGCGCCGCTGCCGCAGGTCGATTTCCCGACCATCTCGGTGCAGGCTTCCTTGCCGGGCGCGAGCCCGGACACGGTGGCCACCAGCGTGGCCAGTCCGCTCGAACGGCACCTCGGCTCGATCGCCGATGTGACGGAAATGACGTCGATGAGCTCGGTGGGCTCGACCCGCATCACGCTGCAGTTCGGCCTGAACCGCGACATCGACGGCGCCGCGCGTGACGTGCAGGCGGCGATCAACGCCGCCCGCGCCGACCTGCCGGCGAGCCTGCGCAGCAACCCGACGTATCACAAGGTCAATCCGGCCGATGCGCCGATCCTGATTCTCGCGCTCACCTCGAAGACGCTGACCGCCGGCCAGTTGTACGACTCCGCCGCGACGGTGCTGCAACAGTCGCTCTCGCAGGTGGACGGCGTCGGCGAAGTGGACGTGAGCGGCTCGGCCAATCCGGCCGTGCGCGTCGAACTCGAGCCGAATATGCTGTCGCACTACGGCATCGGTCTCGAAGACGTGCGCGCGGCGCTCGCCGCCGCCAACGCGAACAGCCCGAAGGGGTCGATCGAGTTCGGCGCGAACCGCGTGCAGATCTATACCAACGACCAGGCCAGCAAGGCGTCGCAGTACAAGGATCTGATCATCGCGTATCGCAACGGCTCGGCGGTGAAGCTGTCCGATGTCGCCGAGGTGGTCGATTCGGTCGAAGACCTGCGCAACCTGGGGCTCTTCAACGGCAAGCGTTCGGTGCTGGTGATTCTGTACCGTCAGCCGGGCGCGAACATCATCGATACGATCGACCGCGTGATGGCGATGCTGCCGCAATTGCACGCGTCGCTGCCCGCCGACGTCGACATCGCGCCGGCCGGCGACCGCTCGACGACGATCCGCGCATCGCTGAAGGACACCGAACACACGCTGCTGATCGCGGTCGCGCTGGTCACGATGGTGGTGTTCCTGTTCCTGCGCAACTGGCGCGCCACGCTGATTCCGAGCATTGCCGTGCCGATTTCGATCATCGGCACCTTCGGCGCGATGTATTTATTGGGCTTTTCGATCGACAACCTGTCCTTGATGGCGCTGACCATCGCGACCGGCTTCGTGGTCGACGACGCGATCGTCGTGCTGGAGAACATTTCGCGGCACATCGAGAACGGCGTGCCGCGCATGAAGGCCGCGTTTCTCGGTGCACGCGAAGTCGGCTTCACGGTGCTGTCCATCAGTATTTCGCTGGTCGCCGTGTTCCTGCCGATTCTGCTGATGGGCGGGATCGTCGGCCGGCTGTTCCGCGAATTCGCGCTGACGCTGTCGCTGGCGATCGGCGTCTCGCTGATCGTCTCCCTCACCCTCACGCCGATGATGTGTTCGCGTTTGCTGCGCGAAGCGCATGAGAAGAAGGAAGAAGGCCGTGTTGGCCGCTGGCTCGAACGCAACTTCGCGCGGATGCAGCACGGTTATGAACGCACGCTCGGCTGGGCCTTGCTGCATCCACGGCTGATCGTGACGATTCTGCTGCTGACGATCGGCCTGAACGTGTGGCTCTACATCATCGTGCCGAAGGGCTTCTTTCCGCAGCAGGACACCGGGCGCATGATCGGCGGGATTCAGGCCGACCAGAGCACGTCGTTCCAGGCGATGAAGGGCAAATTCGCGCAGATGATGGAGATTGTCGGCAAGAATCCGGCGGTGGATAGCGTGGCCGGCTTTACCGGCGGCCGGCAGACCAACTCCGGCTTCATGTTCGTCACGCTGAAGCCGAAGAGCGAGCGCAAGCTGTCCGCCGATCAGGTGATTCAGCAACTGCGCGCGCCGCTCGGCGACGTGGCCGGCGCGCGGACGTTCTTGCAGGCGGTGCAGGATATTCGCGTCGGCGGACGGCAGTCGAACGCGCAGTATCAGTTCACCTTGCTGGCCGATTCGACGCCCGATCTGTACAAGTGGGGGCCGTTGCTGACCGAGGCGTTGCAGGCGCGCCCCGAACTCGCCGACGTCAATTCGGACCAGCAGCAAGGCGGCCTCGAGGCGATGGTGACGATCGATCGCGCGACCGCATCGCGCCTGGGGATCAAGCCGGCGCAGATCGACAACACGCTGTACGACGCGTTCGGGCAGCGGCAGGTGTCGACGATCTACAACCCGCTGAATCAGTATCACGTGGTGATGGAAGTCGCGCCGAAGTACTGGCAGAGCCCGGACATGCTGAAGCAGATTTACGTGAGTACGTCGGGCGGGAGCGCTAGCGGCGCGCAGACGACGAACGCGCCGGCGGGGACCGTGACTGCGGCGGCGGCCGTTTCGTCGACCACCAGTACGAGCGCTGCTACCGGCGGTGCGGGTGGGACGACGGCGTCGAGCGTGGCCAGTATCGCGGCCGACTCCGCGCGGAATCAGGCGATCAATTCGATTGCCGCGAGCGGGAAGTCGAGTGCGTCTTCCGGTGCGGCGGTGTCGACGTCCAAGGAAACGATGGTGCCGTTGTCGGCTATCGCGAGCTTTGGTCCGGGGAATACGCCGTTGTCGGTGAACCACCAGAGTCAGTTTGTCGCGTCGACTATTTCGTTTAACTTGCCGCCGGGGGTTTCGTTGTCGACGGCGACGCAGGCGATTTACGACACGATGGCGCAGATCGGCATGCCTGGCACCATTCATGGCAGTTTCCAGGGCACGGCTCAGGCATTCCAGCAGTCGATGTCCGATCAACCCATTCTGATTCTCGCTGCGCTGGCTGCCGTGTATATCGTGCTTGGGATGCTGTATGAGAGCTATATTCATCCGCTCACGATTCTTTCTACCTTGCCTTCGGCTGGGGTGGGGGCGTTGCTGGCGCTGCTGTTGTTCAAGACGGAGTTCAGCATCATTGCGCTTATCGGTGTGATCTTGCTGATCGGTATCGTCAAGAAGAACGCGATCATGATGGTCGATTTCGCTATTGAGGCTTCGCGGCAAGGGCTTTCTTCGCGGGATGCTATTTATCAGGCGTGTTTGCTGCGGTTTCGGCCCATTATGATGACGACGTTCGCCGCACTGCTTGGGGCGCTGCCGTTGGCTTTTGGGAATGGCGAAGGGGCTGAGCTGCGGGCGCCTTTGGGTATTGCTATTGTCGGTGGGCTTATTGTTAGTCAGATGCTTACGCTCTATACGACGCCGGTTGTTTATCTTTATATGGATCGGATTCGGGTGAGGTGGGAGGACAGGAAGGCCCGGAGGGCAGGGACGGCGGCGGTTTGA